From a single Prionailurus bengalensis isolate Pbe53 chromosome A1, Fcat_Pben_1.1_paternal_pri, whole genome shotgun sequence genomic region:
- the GPR150 gene encoding probable G-protein coupled receptor 150, translating to MEDPFSPSTFSLAPNVSVPVFPGWGLNFTSEQGAPAPGPPPPPPPPPGPPGRHVRLVFLGVILVVAVAGNSTVLCRLCGGAGPWAGPKRRKMDFLLVQLALADLYACGGTALSQLAWELLGEPRRAAGDLSCRFVQLLQASGRGASAHLVVLIALERQRTVRRPQGPPLPARALAALGWLLALLLALPPAFVVRGGAPSPPPAAPSAPRAWSGERRCRDIFAPLPRWHLQVYALYEAVAGFVAPVAVMGVACSRLLCAWWQRPPQAPPPSAPWWASPGRAPAPSALPRAKVQSLKMSLALALLFVSCELPYFAARLAAVWSSGQVGDWEAEEVAAALHLVGVANSALDPFVYLFFQAGDCRLLRRLRRRLGAVCCSWEGTAEDDEGTGGHQALHRHRWPHPHYHHARREQPEEGCWRPPPPRPRPLPCSCESAF from the coding sequence ATGGAGGATCCCTTCAGCCCCTCAACTTTCTCGCTGGCGCCCAACGTCTCCGTACCCGTCTTTCCCGGCTGGGGTCTCAACTTCACTTCGGAACAGGGAGCCCCGGccccggggccgccgccgccgcctccgccgcctcCCGGACCGCCCGGCCGCCACGTCCGCCTGGTCTTCCTGGGGGTCATCTTGGTGGTGGCGGTGGCCGGCAACAGCACTGTGCTGTGCCGCCTGTGCGGGGGTGCCGGGCCGTGGGCGGGCCCCAAGCGTCGCAAGATGGACTTCCTGCTCGTGCAGCTGGCCCTCGCTGACCTGTACGCGTGCGGAGGCACCGCGCTGTCGCAGCTGGCCTGGGAGCTGCTGGGCGAGCCGCGCCGGGCGGCGGGAGACCTGTCGTGCCGCTTCGTGCAGCTGCTGCAGGCGTCCGGCCGAGGCGCCTCGGCCCACCTCGTGGTACTCATTGCCCTCGAACGCCAGCGCACCGTGCGCCGGCCGCAGGGCCCGCCGCTGCCAGCGCGCGCCCTCGCCGCCCTGGGCTGGCTGCTGGCGCTGCTGCTGGCGCTGCCCCCCGCCTTCGTGGTGCGCGGGGGCGCCCCCTCGCCGCCACCCGCCGCGCCCTCGGCCCCCCGCGCTTGGTCCGGGGAGCGTCGCTGCCGTGACATCTTCGCGCCTCTGCCGCGCTGGCACCTGCAGGTCTATGCGCTTTACGAGGCCGTCGCGGGCTTCGTGGCGCCGGTCGCGGTCATGGGCGTAGCTTGCAGCCGCCTGCTCTGCGCCTGGTGGCAGCGCCCGCCCCAGGCCCCGCCGCCTTCAGCGCCCTGGTGGGCGAGTCCCGGCCGAGCCCCTGCGCCCAGCGCGCTGCCACGCGCTAAGGTACAGAGTCTGAAGATGAGCCTGGCGCTGGCGCTGCTGTTCGTGAGCTGCGAGCTTCCCTACTTCGCTGCCCGGCTGGCGGCCGTGTGGTCGTCGGGACAGGTGGGAGACTGGGAGGCCGAGGAAGTGGCGGCCGCGCTGCACCTCGTGGGAGTGGCCAACAGCGCTCTCGATCCCTTCGTTTACCTCTTCTTCCAGGCAGGCGACTGCCGGCTCCTGCGGCGGCTGCGGAGGCGCCTGGGCGCAGTCTGCTGTTCGTGGGAGGGAACAGCGGAGGACGATGAGGGGACGGGGGGCCACCAAGCGCTGCACCGCCACCGCTGGCCCCACCCCCATTATCACCACGCTAGACGCGAACAGCCAGAAGAGGGCTGCTGGCGCCCACCTCCGCCTCGCCCCCGGCCGCTGCCCTGCTCCTGCGAAAGCGCTTTCTAG